DNA from Thermomicrobium roseum DSM 5159:
GACGATGACCATGAGCAGGACCGCGAGCCAGCGTGCCGTCGTTCGCTCGCTCGGCTGATCCACTAGGCTCCCTGTCAAGAGGACATAAAGCCCCTCGCCAGCACCGGCAGCCCAGCCACCCCAGATGTTGGCGAAGTAGACCATCAGGAGCGCGAGCGGCACCCACAACCACCAACCCGGCGGCACTCGTGCCCAACCCAACACCGGCACCTCACCCGTCGCCATGATGTAGCGCGTGATTTCCACATTGTAGAAAGTCTGAAGAAGCGCCGAAAGCAAGATGACCCAACCGATCCCGACGAAGCCGTACTGGGCGACGGCGAGCGGCCCCAGCAGCCACTCGCCGGACCCGATGGACAGGCCGAGCGCGATCAGGCTGGGGCCGATCACCACTGTGATCGCCTCCTTGACACCGATGCGTGGAACCTTGAAGACCTCCTCCGGCTCCGGCAGATCGACCAACGGCAGTGGAGGGCGACTGGTGCCGAGCTGGACAGCTTGACCGACCGCACCACCATCACCACTGGCGCTCACCTTCTACCCCCTTTCACTGATGAACGAACCTCACTGGCACGACCGTCAGGACCACTATGCCCGACCCCGCTGAGCAGGCCTTCGACATGACACCGCTCGCTGCGTCGATCGTCAGTGCCTCCGCACCAGTTCTCGACGACGAGTCGGATACCCTGCTCGACTCGAGCGTCCAATCGGTTGCTGGACTCGTCATGCACTCTAAAGCTTTCCTCTCGGCGTGTCAAGAGATCAGCGGCTGTCTCTCGGCATCTGTCGGCGTGACGGGACACTCTCGACGGGCGGCATAACGACCACACGCTCCGAGTCCGGCGGAATGCTGCCGGCGATCGCGAGCGTGGCAGCTGATGCTCGAGCGCGATGCTTGACAGCTGGCTTCCCTTTTGCGATAGTGAAACCGAGCTCGCGATGGCGAGCGGTGCAGCGATGAAAGGACGGGTCAGGGTGCACCTCCGCATGAGGCACAGGTCCAGGACAGTGGGTATCCGGTACGCCGCTCGTTGGACCGTGTGCAGCATGATCAGGAGGTTGCCATGGCTGTCCCGACCGCACGAAAGCTCTTCCATCTGCTCGTCGATTCCGACCTCGCCCCCGAGCAAGCGATCGCACTGATCGACTTCGCGGCTCACCTCAAGGCACAGCACCGGGCTGGCGAACCGCAGCATCATCTTCTCCGCGGCAAGACACTCGCCATGATCTTCCAAAAGCCCTCCACCCGGACTCGCGTCGCTTTCGAAGCCGGGATGGCTCAGCTCGGCGGGCACGCCCTCTACCTCTCCACAAACGACCTCCAGCTCGGGCGCGGCGAAACGATCGCCGATACCGCGCGCGTCCTCTCGCGTTACGTCGACGGCATCATGGCCCGCGTCTTCCGACATGCGGATGTCGTGGAACTCGCTACCCATGCCTCGGTTCCCGTGATCAACGGTCTCTCCGACCTCGTCCATCCCACGCAAGCCCTGGCCGACATGTTGACGATCAAGGAACAGTTCGGTGGCTGGAGCGGTCGGACGCTCGCCTATCTCGGGTGCGCCAACAACATGGCTCACTCGCTGGCCCTTTCCGGTGCTCTCGTCGGGCTGTCCGTCCGCATCGCTACGCCACCCGGCTGTCGCCCGGATCCCGTGATCATCGAGCGCGCTCGGACGATCGCGACCAGAACCGGCGGACGCATCGAGGTCGCCACTGACCCGTACGAAGCCGTGCGCGGTGCCGATATCATCTATACCGACGTCTGGGTCAGCATGGGCCAAACGGTCTCCGACGACGTGCTCCGCGCGCTGGAAAACTACCGCGTGACGCCCGAGATCATGGCGGCCGCTGCGCCGCACGCGGTTTTCATGCACTGTTTACCCATGTTCCGTGGGCAAGAGGCCACAGCCCAGGTCGCGGACGGCCCGCAGTCGATCATTTTCGAACAAGCAGAGAACCGACTCCATCTCCACAAGGCGTTGCTGGTCGAGCTATTGAGCGATGCCGGCCCCGGCGTTCTCCGTTGAGCGCACAACGCCGAAGACACAGTGATCGCGGACAAACGCGCAGCGATGTCCAGAGAGGAGGCCATCATGTCCGGTCTCACCGGAGCACCACCGCACCTGCCGAGGGAGATCGCTGGCTGGGAATGCCATTGGCAGATGCGATCAGCCGAACTCGAAATCACCGGCCGGCGACTCGACCGACGCTCCGTCAGTATCGGGCAGGCGCTCGCGGGACGGATTCTCGTCCGTCGCACCGCGTCGGGCTGGGACGTCGAAACGCGGCTGTGGATACTCGAGGACCTCGCCGAACACCAGCGCTTGCGGACCCGTCGAGGAACAGCAGCCACGCTGAGCGAGTTGCACGACCTCCTGGTCGATGCCGGTCTCCCCAGCGAACTCGCTCTGTCCATCAGCGAGGCAGCCTCTTCCCTCTGACCGGCCGCCTCGGTCGGCCGCTCCAGCGTGCTGCCAGTCGGGATCGGCGCGCATCGTTGGTGCGCCAAGCCTGGTCGGGAACAGCTCTCGCACGCGGGCGTCGGGCAGGTTCAGCAGCCGTGCATGCTCGGTGCCACTGACCAGCGACGCTCCCACGACCGCACGTCAGTCCCAAATCATCCGGTCGCGACAGTATAGACCGAAAAGAAGCCCGAGCAGCCTTTCGGTCGTGCAGCCACGAGAAGAACGTGAACCAGAACCGGTGGATCGAGAACGGGGAAAACTCGCCGGAATACTCCTCGGTGGGGAGAGAGGGATTCGAACCCCCGACGCGCACGAGCGCACCGATTTTACAGACCGGCCCCTTGAACCACTCGGGCATCTCCCCAACGGTACCACTGCCAGTATAGCACACATGTTCTATTCTGTGCAAAGTGATCGTCCAACCTATCGCTCCGTTTCCGAGGTTCACGACGCTCGCGCGCGACGAGAAGCGTCGGTGGCGCGAGGAAGCCGACACGGCGCAACTCAGGTCAGGCGAACCACTCGATCTGTCTTTCTCTCGCCTGGCGTACGCCTGCTCGGTCACGGACTGCTGACCGGCACGACGCTGCGGCGAGCGTGGATGGTCACGCCGCGATACCCAGGGCAATTCACTTGGTCGTCTCTCGGTTCGCCACTTCGCACCCTCGAGGCGAACGCTCGCCGGTCCGACGACGTTTCCCCGAGATACGGAGCGCGACACCCGGTTCGCCCGAGCGCGTCTTCCGTCACCGCTGGTCTCACAACGGCTCTCGGCTCGTGCTCTCGCTCGCTTGCCGAGCGGGGCGGACCGTGCCAGGATGAGCGGGGGCTGCGGAGACTGCGATGCGCCTGACGCGCGATCTGCTCTTCCCAGTCTATCTGCCGACGATACTCCTCGCCTTCGGGCAGGGAGTCATGGTCCCGGTTTTGCCGCTCTTCCTCCGCGAGCACGGCGCCAGCTATACGGTGACCGGGATCGCCATCGCAGCGGGCTGGGTCGGGACGCTCAGCGCTGACTTGCCGGTCGGTACGATCCTGCCCCGCCTCGGACACCGCCGCGCCTTTTTGCTCGGTTGCCTTGTCTATGGACTGGCGACGGCCGGCGTTGCCCTGTCGGGCGACGCCATCGGACTACTCGTCATCTGCCGCTTCGCGAGTGGTGCTGGCGTGGCCCTCTGGGGTCTGTCTCGGCATGCCTATCTGGCCACCGTCGTTCCCGTCCTGGAGCGAGGGCGAGCCATCGCAGTCTTCGGCGGGATCAACCGGATCGGCTGGTTCCTGGGGCCGGCCATCGGCGGCTGGATCGGGAACGTTTTCGGTCTGGCCTGGGCGATCGCCGCGACGGCGGTCCTGGCACTGCTGGCCTTTCTCGTCGCCAGCCTGGCCTTCGAGCCGAGCGGAGGGTCGCAGACAGGCGTCCGTCACGCTCCGCTGACCGCGCTCGGCGAGGTGCTGCGGACTCGCTGGCAGGTGCTGATCAGCGCTGGCTCGGCACAGCTGCTCGGGCAGATGTTGCGTCAGACCCGCCAGGTCGTCATCCCGCTGTACGGTGCCGATGCGCTCGGACTCAGCGCAGCGACGATCGGTCAGATCGTCAGTCTCTCCGCCATGGTCGATATGGCACTCTTCTGGCCTGCTGGCTGGATCATGGATCGCTGGGGACGCAAGGCGGCCGCCATCCCTTCGTTTCTCTTGCTCGGCCTCGGAATGGCACTCGTTCCCTTCGCCGGATCCCAGACGGGGCTGCTCCTCGTCGCCCTCCTGTTGGGATTCGCCAACGGTCTGGGATCCGGAACCATGATGACGCTGGGGGCCGACCTCGCTCCACCCGGACGAACAGGAGAATTTCTGGGCCTCTGGCGTCTCGTCGGTGATGGAGGACAGGCAGCTGCTCCGCTAACCGTCGGTGTGGTCGCCGACCTCCTCGGTATCGCGCTCACTGCTGGGCTCTGTTCCGGGTTGGGCCTCTTCGCAGCCCTGATTCTGCTGTTCTTCGTCCCGGAGACACGGGCGATGCAGACCCGGGAACGGGCAGTCCCGGCTCCGCCACAGGCGTCGAGTCACGACTGAGTCGATCCGCTCGTCCCCTACCACGCACGAGAAAAGCCCGGGCGTCGAGCTGCCCGGGCTTGTCCTGCCGCGTGGACTGACTCGCTCAGTTGAGCGAACCAGCCAACGCCTTCGGCTGCTGCACCGGGATCCGCTTGACGCGAGCCTCCGTCGTCTTGGGCAGAGTCAGCGTCAAGATTCCGTGCTCGACCTGTGCCTGGGCACCCTCCGCGTCGACCGGAGCTGGCAAGGTCAGCGTTTCGCTGAACTCGCCGTACCCGATCTCGCGGCGGTACCAGGTCGCATGCTTCGCCGTTTCCTCATCGAGGACATAACCGTACCGGCCGCGGATCGTCAGCGCGTTCTGCTCGATGCTGACCTCGAGATCCTCCGGCCGAGCACCCGGCACGGCGACCTTCACGACCAGCGCCTCACCCGTGTCGTAGAGGTCGATCGCCGGCCGCGCCGCGAAGGTCCGGGCGAAGAACGGTCGAGCCGTGCGGCCGAAGGCTTCGCTCATCAGCCGGTCCATCTCGCTCCAGAGTCGCTCGAACTCCGCGATCGGGCTCCAGCGCTCCATCATGGCTCCCTCCTTTCGCAGTGTTCCGAGGTACCCTGGTGCCTCGACTGATCGGCTCAGCACTGTTTCCGGAGATATATATACTCATCTGCCACGCCTTGTGTCAAGATCCTGGTGCCGTCCGTTGCTCCGCCATGGTCGCCGGTGGAGAACTCGTGCCGGCATGTTTCTCGCCACCCAACTCGGAACACCGTCCAGCACGGCTCGTCAGCGTTGCCAGGGGAGTCGAGCGCAAACGTTGCTGCGCGTATACTCGGGCCTAGGGATTGCGGAGCGCACGCCAGGCCAGGATGGACTCATGAACGCGATCGTCACGACCTTGCGTGGTCACGAGCAGCGAGCCAATCTGCGGCACTTCGATTGGGCACTCGTCGCGACTGCGCTTGTCCTCTGCCTGTTCGGGTTGGTCGCGATTTGGAGTGCCGACGGCGCTGGCCCGCTGCGCCTGAGTGGCCCGGTTGGGCGACAAGCGATCGCCATGCTCCTCGGTTTCCTCCTCATGCTCGCACTGAGCCGAGTCGATCCCCGCTACATCAGAGCACTCGCCTGGGCTCTCTATGGTTTTGCATTGGCTGGCCTGATTGCCGTCGACCTCATCGGCGTGACGATCGGTGGAGCTCGCCGCTGGATCGACGTCGGCCCGATCACGATCCAACCGTCGGAGCCAGCCAAGGTCGCAGTCCTGGTCGCGCTGGCGGCGTTCGTGGCCGATCGTGGGCCAGAGATGCGGCGCTTTCTGAACTTTCTCCTGGCCGGTCTCCTCGTGCTCGTCCCCATGGTCCTGGTCTACCAGCAACCGGACTTGGGAACGGCTGGGTGCTTCGCCGCGATTTGGCTCACCGTCATGCTGGTCAGTCCAGTGCGTCGGCTGCACCTCGCTGCGGTTCTCGCAGCCAGCCCGTTCCTCGCACTGTTCGCCTGGCATTTCGTGCTCCACGACTACATGCGAGAGCGGCTGCTCGTCTCCTTCGATCCAGAGCGCGACTACTTTGGCGAAGGCTTCAACATCATCCAAGCACAGATCGCGATCGGCACCGGAGGACTGTTCGGCAACGGGCTGGCCGGGAGCCTGCAGAGTCAGCTCGGGCTGCTCCGCGTTCGGCATACCGACTTCATCTTCGCCCATGCCATGGGGATGGTCGGGTTCGTCGGGGGAGTCGCGCTCGTCGCGGCCTATGTCTTGTTGCTCTGGCGCACCAGTCGGGTCGCTCTCCTCGTCAACGATCTTTTCGGGCGAACGCTGGCGACTGGCGTGACCGGGCTTCTTTTCTTCCAGGCCTTCGTGAACATGGCGATGAACGTCGGTCTCCTTCCCGTCACCGGCGTTCCCTTGCCCTTCGTGAGCCTTGGTGGAAGCGCGATCTGGACGCAGTTCGCCGCACTGGGACTCCTCCAGAGCCTGTTGACCCACCGACGACGAACAGCCTTCGGGCGCGACTGACCGACGATCGTGTACCTGCGCTCGGACCGGTCTGGCCAGCACGATCCTGCCACAGCCGGAGCATGGCTGGACCGGCTATACTCAACAGAAAGCAAGAGGCTGAGTCACCGATCGATGACGGTCATTGAGTCTACCGCACAGCTCCAGCTCGCTGCACCGCAGCCCCGCGAGGCACCGTGGGGGCTGTACGTGCACATACCGTTTTGCCGCCGGGTCTGCCCCTATTGCGATTTCAACGTCTACGCCCGGCAGGAACCGTTGATCCCCCGCTATCTCGCGGCAGTGCGCCGCGAGCTCGCGCTGCTCGCTGATCGCTGGGGACGAGGCCCTGTCCGCACGATCTACCTCGGTGGGGGAACTCCTTCGCTCCTCACTCCGCATCAGGTCGCCGAGCTGCTGGACGCCATCGCGGCGATCTTCGTGCTGGTCGACCAGCCCGAGGTCACGCTGGAAGCGAATCCCGAAACGGTCGACACCGAAAAACTCGCCGGCTATCGCGCAGCTGGCGTCAACCGGCTGAGCCTGGGGGTTCAGACGCTGGTGCCGCAGGGGCTGAAGGTCCTCGGGCGCGCGCATCGTCCCGAGACACCGGTCGCCGCCTACCGGGCCGCTCGGGCTACTGGCTTTCGCAATGTCAACCTCGATCTGATCTACGGGTGGCCCGGTCAGACGCGAGACCAGTGGGAACAGGACCTCGCCACGGTTCTCTCCTGGCAACCGGAGCATCTTTCGCTCTACGCCTTGACGATCGAGCCAGGAACTCCGTACGAACGTGCTGTGCGCCGGGGTATTCTCCGTCCGCTCGACGACGACGTCGTGGCCGAATTGGCCGAACTGGCGATGGAACAGCTCGAGAAGCACGGGTATCTCCACTACGAGCTCTCCAACTGGGCACGAGCCGGCTGCTCTCGCTCGATACACAACACGATTTACTGGCGAAACGGCTTCTATCTCGGCGTCGGGGCAGGAGCGCACGGCTATCTCGGCGGGATCCGCACGGTCAACGAGCGCCTCCCGGCTCGCTATATCGCGCGCGTCGAGGCTGGTGACCTGCCGATCGCTGACATGGAGTCGATCGATCCACGTACCGAGCTGGTCGAGACGATGATGCTCGGTCTCCGCCTCGTCGCCGACGGAATTTCCGCCGCAGCGGTTCGCGCTCGGCACGGCGTCGAACTCAGCGAGGCGTATGGACCAGAACTCGACGAACTCGTTCAGTATGGCCTCATCGAATGGGATGGTGAACGGCTTCGCTTGAGCCGGCGCGGCATCCTGCTGGCGAACGAGGTCGCTGTCCGCTTCCTGGAGCCCCGTGGTACACTGAAGTAATCGATATCGACCGCGCGGGCGGGGGCGGGCGGCGTGGAACGAGTGATCGCGGTCGCGAATCAAAAAGGTGGAGTCGGCAAAACCACCACCGCTGTGCAGCTCGCCGCCTTTCTCGCTCAGCATGGGCACCCAACGCTCTTGGTCGATCTCGACCCACAAGCCAACGCCACGAGCAGCCTGGGTGTGGAGCGCCACGCCCTCGCCGGTACGGTGTATGAGGCACTGCTCGCTCCGGAGCGCACCAGCGCCGTCGTCGTACCGAGTGTCCGCCCCGGACTGGATCTGCTCCCTTCGACCGGCATCTTGGCCGGGGCGGAGGTCGAACTGGTCACGGCGAACCAGCGCGAGTTCCGATTGCGGATGGCGCTCGGCCAGCTCGCCGAGCGGTACGCGGTTGTGCTGATCGATTGCCCGCCCTCGCTCGGCTTGTTGACCGTGAACGCCTTGGTGGCTGCACGCTTTGTCCTCGTCCCCATACAGTGCGAGTATCTCCCGCTGGAGGGACTCGCCCAGTTGGTCACGACGGTGGATCTGGTGAAGCGGCGGCTGAACCCGCCGCTCGATGTCATCGGCGTGGTTTTGACGATGTTCGATGCGCGGACCCGGCTGGCGCTCCAGGTGGTCCAGGAGGTGCGGCGCGTCTTCGGCGCACGAGCGTTCCGGACCGTGATTCCACGCGCTGTCCGGTTAGCAGAAGCGCCCAGTCATGGGCAGACGATCTTCGAGTACGACCCGTCGTCCCGCGCGGCGACCGCGTATGCGGAACTGGGTCGCGAGTTGCTGGACCGGCTCGGTCTCCCAGCAACCTGCGAACCGCTGGCCGTGGCTCACGATGGTAGTCCAAGCGAATCCAGGGGGTGACCGATCATGACGATCATGTCCGAATCGATACCCGTATCCGAAACCGAGATCCCGTCGTTGGAGGACGTACTGGCCGAGAAGCTGGTCGGTATCGGGCTGACCTTCGACGACGTCCTGCTCGTTCCCGCCGAGTCAGCCGTGCTCCCGAAGGACGTCGATACCCGAACCAACCTGACCAGAAACATCCAGCTGAACATCCCGATCGTCTCGGCAGCGATGGACACGGTCACGGAAGCGCGCATGGCCATCGCATTGGCTCGAGAGGGCGGGATCGGAATCATTCACCGCAACCTGTCGATCGAGGAGCAGGTTGCGGAAGTCGACAAGGTCAAGCGCTCCGAATCAGGCATGATCGTCGAGCCGGTGACGCTACGCCCCACCGACAAGGTCCGCGACGCACTGGCCGTGATGGAGCGGTACCACATTTCCGGCGTCCCCATCACCGACGAGAACGGGCGGCTGGTCGGCATCTTGACCAACCGGGATCTTCGCTTCGAGGACGACCTGGATCAGCCGGTCGCGAATCTCATGACCAAGGAGAACCTGATCACGGCACCGGTGGGAACGACGCTCGACGAAGCCCGCGAGATCCTCCACAAGTACAAGATCGAGAAGCTTCCGGTCGTCGACGAGCGCGGGATTCTCAAAGGGCTGATCACGGTCAAGGACATCCAGAAGCGGATCCAGTATCCGAACGCGACCAAGGATCCCCACGGACGACTGCGGGTCGGTGCTGCCGTCGGAGTCGGGCCGGAATCGCTGGAGCGAGCAGCTGCGCTGGTCGAAGAAGGAGTCGATGTCCTGGTCGTCGATACCGCACACGGACACTCCCGGGCCGTCATCGAGATGGTCAAGGCGATCAAGGCCCGCTGGGATGTCGACGTCATCGCCGGCAACATCGCGACGGGAGAAGCTGCTCGCGCGCTGATCGAAGCCGGTGCCGATGCGGTCAAGGTCGGCGTTGGTCCCGGCTCGATCTGCACCACCCGGGTCGTGGCTGGCGTCGGTGTCCCCCAGATCACCGCGATCATGGATGTGGCACGGGTCGCCCGCGCGTACGGTGTCCCGGTCATCGCCGACGGTGGAATCCAGTACTCGGGCGACATCGCCAAGGCGATCGCGGCCGGGGCGGATACCGTCATGCTGGGCAGCCTTTTGGCCGGCGTGGACGAGAGCCCGGGCGAAGTGATCCTCTATCAGGGAGAGCGCTTCAAAGAATACCGCGGCATGGGTTCGATCGGTGCGATGAAGGCACGCTCCTTCAGTAAGGACCGCTACTTCCAACAGGACGTGGACAGCATCGCCAAACTCGTTCCGGAAGGAATCGAAGGACGCGTCCCCTATAAGGGACCGCTCGCCAACGTCGTCTACCAGCTAGTCGGCGGTCTACGCGCCGCGATGGGCTACTGCGGCGCACGCACGATCCAGGAACTGCAGCAGAAGGCTCGCTTCATCCAGATGACCAATGCTGGGTTGCGCGAGTCGCATCCGCACGACGTGATCATCACCAAGGAAGCGCCCAATTACCGCCTGAGTCCGTAGAACCGGCCGTCCACGCACGACGCGGAGCGGGGGTCGTCGGTCGACTGACGACCCCCGCTCGTTGCCCGCTGTCTCAATCGGCATGCGTCGGAATCTCGGGATGGCGATTGCCGTCCCAGCTGATTCCCCAGAAGTGCCAGCGGAACTCTTGCTCGAGCATGCGCAGCGTGTCGCTGATCGCTTGCTGGTTCGGGCGTCCTTGGGCATCGAACCACTGCGGCAACGGTTCTGCACCGCTCACGCCGGTGGAATGCGTCGGGAACTCCGGGTGGGGTTTGCCATCCCACGACTGTCCGCGCGTATGCCAGCGCCAGCCCTCGACCAGCGTCCGCAAGGTACGCGTCACCACTTCGGCTTTCATGCGGCCATCCGGATAGAACCAGGGATTCTCGTTAGCATCGCTGGAGACGACGAAGCCCCACACGGTCGTGAAACGACGGCCGGCCGTGTCGCGGACCGTCGCAGTCACTCCATAGGTACCAGGGCTCAGCGTTCGTATCGCGTAGACCAGCCAGCGCCGCTCGTCGTCGCGGGAAATCTCTACGTCGAGCGGCTGACCGTTGAGCGTGAGTTCGACGCTGGCGAGCGGGCTCTCGCTCGAGACGACTGCGGCCGAGATCATGATCGGCTCGGTCGGCGACAGTGTCCCGAAGTGCATGGGCGAGCGCGTCACTACGCGCAGTGTGGAGGCGACCGAGGCATGGGTCGGCATTTCCGGGTGATAGGCTCCATCCCAGGAGTAACCGAAGAAGTGCCAGCGGAACGCTTCGCTGAGCGCCCGCAGGGAGGCAGTGATCTGCTGCTGCCGTGGTGTCCCGTCGGCCCTGAACCACCAGCTGTCTCGCGGATCGGGCGACACGACGAACTGCCACTGGGCGGTGAAGCTCCGGCCCAGCTCGTCGGTCGCGATGGCCGTGACGACGAAAAAGCCGGGTTGGAGCGTGAGCTGCGTGCTGACGGTCCGGGTGTTGCGGTCACCGCTCTCCGTGACCGGTAGTTCCCGACCATCGAGCGACAAGCGGACGGAACGCAGGCCGCTCGGAGTGGTCGCCGTCACGGCGATGGTCACCGGCCCCGGCGCCACTGTCGACCAGGGTGCCGGACGCAGGTCGCGGAAGGTGGGCCCTTCCCGTACCCCGCCTCCGCGGGTCGTCACTACGCCGGTGGCCTCGAAGTCCCAGAAGAACGAAAGCGTCCCGGCCCGGAATACGAGGGCGTCGACCGCTCCCTGCCAGCCTCCCCACCCGCTGCCCAAGCAGCCGACGCCGATACCGAGCCCACCTTGACCTCCTTCCGGTAGCGCGAGTCGCGCATTCGGAAAAGCCAGCGCATAGCTCGTCAGCAGCCCCGGTGCGCCCTGCAGCAATCCCCCCAACCCTCGCTGCGACCACCAGCGCCCACCGGCGGCACTCCACTCCTGCCAGGTGAGCGGGGTAACCGTCCCATTGAGCTCGGGCTGGTAGATCAGGCGATCGTCGGCCACCCCGTCCCCGTTCAGATCGACATCGAGGAAGAGGTGCGGCGCATGGCCGGCGCCCCGGCTCACGAAGGTCCAGTAGCGGAGCTCGCTGATCGCGGTCAGGGGAGTTTCGACAACCCCCCGCTGCACGAACTGCGACCAGACCTTCCCGTCATCCACAGCGGCGACCGAAAATTGGAGACTGCCCGTTCCGTGCGGTGGCGAGGCCGGACCAGGGCCGAAGGTCTGGGTCGCGAAGCCGTTCCCGCACGGCTCTACCGTGCCGCTCCACCCGTCGGTCGTCACTTGCGCCCGCGCTGGGAGGAGCGGCAGCGCAAGAGCGAGGAGCAGGACGAGAAGCACGCCGAGCCGTACCTGGTTGCCCAAAGGACTCCTGTGCATCGATCACCCTCCCCTTCCCGCGCTCCAGCGATGCGCGCGGTCCATCCCTCGTGAGGGAGATGTCCCCCCTAGCCTAGCCGACCTCTTCTCGCCTGGCAAGCGGTTCCGCGAGTTGGCGATATCGCGATATCGTGATATCCTTGTGCAGGATGCCGAGACGGCAGGAAATGGGAGGATGAACGATGCGCACGTTGGAGCGACTGTTGCGGATTCTGCAGCGCGAGAGCGCGCCGGTCAGCGACCCTACCTTCGCCACATACTACAGCTCGCTGGTCAGCCAGGTGGGGAGCGGTGTGCCGACGATCGAAGAGGCTCGCCGCGACTTCGAGCCGGTGCGCCGCGTCATCGATCGGGCGTTCATCGCCTGATCCTTGTCACGCTGGCCCCCCTGACCGATACTGGTAACGGCCGATCAGTGGAGGGGGGCCAACGTGCCATCGCTCGATCGCGACCAACTGCTCGAGCTTCTCTTGCGTGACCTGGAACAACCGCTCGCCGAGCGCCCCGAACTCCGCGCGTTCGCCGTCCGGGTCGCGGAGGCGATCATCGCCGCACTCACCGAGCACGAGCGGAAACGACATACGATCACCCCGGAGTTCGGTGAAGAGGAGCGGAACGGATGAGCGGTCAACGACCAGTCGTCCGCTTCGGAATCGGCACTGGTAACCGGCGTCCCTTTCCCGAACTCCTGGCCCAGTGGCGGTGGATCGAGGAACTCGGGTTCGACACCGCCTGGGTCGTCGATCACTTCATGGCCGCGGACAACGAGGACACGCCCTATTTCGAAGCCTGGACGCTCATCGCCGCCCTCGGTGTCCAGACCGAGCGCTTGCGCTTCGGCGTGCTGGTGAGCGGCAACACCTACCGCAACCCCGGCCTCCTCGCCAAGATGGCCGTCACGATCGACCATGCCACCGGGGGAAGAGTGGAGCTCGGTATCGGCGCTGGTTGGTGGGAACGCGAGCATCGCGCCTACTCGTTCCCCTTTCCCAGCACTGCCGACCGGATCGCCATGCTCGAGGAGGCGATCCAGATCATCGACCGGCTGCAACGTGAGCGCCGCGTCACCTTCCGCGGTCGCTTTTACCAGTTCGAGGACGCGCCCTTCGAACCGAAGCCGATCCAGCAGCCGCGCATTCCACTGATCGTCGGGGCCTTCAAGCCGCGTATGTTGCGCCTCGCTGCCCG
Protein-coding regions in this window:
- the argF gene encoding ornithine carbamoyltransferase; translation: MAVPTARKLFHLLVDSDLAPEQAIALIDFAAHLKAQHRAGEPQHHLLRGKTLAMIFQKPSTRTRVAFEAGMAQLGGHALYLSTNDLQLGRGETIADTARVLSRYVDGIMARVFRHADVVELATHASVPVINGLSDLVHPTQALADMLTIKEQFGGWSGRTLAYLGCANNMAHSLALSGALVGLSVRIATPPGCRPDPVIIERARTIATRTGGRIEVATDPYEAVRGADIIYTDVWVSMGQTVSDDVLRALENYRVTPEIMAAAAPHAVFMHCLPMFRGQEATAQVADGPQSIIFEQAENRLHLHKALLVELLSDAGPGVLR
- a CDS encoding MFS transporter produces the protein MRLTRDLLFPVYLPTILLAFGQGVMVPVLPLFLREHGASYTVTGIAIAAGWVGTLSADLPVGTILPRLGHRRAFLLGCLVYGLATAGVALSGDAIGLLVICRFASGAGVALWGLSRHAYLATVVPVLERGRAIAVFGGINRIGWFLGPAIGGWIGNVFGLAWAIAATAVLALLAFLVASLAFEPSGGSQTGVRHAPLTALGEVLRTRWQVLISAGSAQLLGQMLRQTRQVVIPLYGADALGLSAATIGQIVSLSAMVDMALFWPAGWIMDRWGRKAAAIPSFLLLGLGMALVPFAGSQTGLLLVALLLGFANGLGSGTMMTLGADLAPPGRTGEFLGLWRLVGDGGQAAAPLTVGVVADLLGIALTAGLCSGLGLFAALILLFFVPETRAMQTRERAVPAPPQASSHD
- a CDS encoding Hsp20/alpha crystallin family protein, with the protein product MMERWSPIAEFERLWSEMDRLMSEAFGRTARPFFARTFAARPAIDLYDTGEALVVKVAVPGARPEDLEVSIEQNALTIRGRYGYVLDEETAKHATWYRREIGYGEFSETLTLPAPVDAEGAQAQVEHGILTLTLPKTTEARVKRIPVQQPKALAGSLN
- the rodA gene encoding rod shape-determining protein RodA, whose product is MNAIVTTLRGHEQRANLRHFDWALVATALVLCLFGLVAIWSADGAGPLRLSGPVGRQAIAMLLGFLLMLALSRVDPRYIRALAWALYGFALAGLIAVDLIGVTIGGARRWIDVGPITIQPSEPAKVAVLVALAAFVADRGPEMRRFLNFLLAGLLVLVPMVLVYQQPDLGTAGCFAAIWLTVMLVSPVRRLHLAAVLAASPFLALFAWHFVLHDYMRERLLVSFDPERDYFGEGFNIIQAQIAIGTGGLFGNGLAGSLQSQLGLLRVRHTDFIFAHAMGMVGFVGGVALVAAYVLLLWRTSRVALLVNDLFGRTLATGVTGLLFFQAFVNMAMNVGLLPVTGVPLPFVSLGGSAIWTQFAALGLLQSLLTHRRRTAFGRD
- the hemW gene encoding radical SAM family heme chaperone HemW, which encodes MTVIESTAQLQLAAPQPREAPWGLYVHIPFCRRVCPYCDFNVYARQEPLIPRYLAAVRRELALLADRWGRGPVRTIYLGGGTPSLLTPHQVAELLDAIAAIFVLVDQPEVTLEANPETVDTEKLAGYRAAGVNRLSLGVQTLVPQGLKVLGRAHRPETPVAAYRAARATGFRNVNLDLIYGWPGQTRDQWEQDLATVLSWQPEHLSLYALTIEPGTPYERAVRRGILRPLDDDVVAELAELAMEQLEKHGYLHYELSNWARAGCSRSIHNTIYWRNGFYLGVGAGAHGYLGGIRTVNERLPARYIARVEAGDLPIADMESIDPRTELVETMMLGLRLVADGISAAAVRARHGVELSEAYGPELDELVQYGLIEWDGERLRLSRRGILLANEVAVRFLEPRGTLK
- a CDS encoding ParA family protein, coding for MERVIAVANQKGGVGKTTTAVQLAAFLAQHGHPTLLVDLDPQANATSSLGVERHALAGTVYEALLAPERTSAVVVPSVRPGLDLLPSTGILAGAEVELVTANQREFRLRMALGQLAERYAVVLIDCPPSLGLLTVNALVAARFVLVPIQCEYLPLEGLAQLVTTVDLVKRRLNPPLDVIGVVLTMFDARTRLALQVVQEVRRVFGARAFRTVIPRAVRLAEAPSHGQTIFEYDPSSRAATAYAELGRELLDRLGLPATCEPLAVAHDGSPSESRG